In Methylobacterium aquaticum, the following are encoded in one genomic region:
- a CDS encoding calcium-binding protein, whose amino-acid sequence METIINKVAKMAVYRHFAGPLDQDGWANTRGSYSQITTIPATSTEIYYRLTVGSDSYVMRVSGVDLSYRGSNINGGIINRIELLNSSATELYQTIDNIGSSVPRSDSFTISPYQLFSGFQYRIGNTVYYNFEGAYSRSDTIYGNSASERLIGNGGNDVLYGGSGDDTIFGDSGNDILYGEGGVNILSGGMDDDFYVLNSAADTVVELENQGRDTVYVSFDYNLSQNVEQAVVLGNIGVSINGNGLDNALYGGDGNDIFHGGKGDDYISGGAGSDILYGEEGSNTLLGGIGDDYYVVNSFADVIIEFAGEGRDTVYVSSDYALGANIEQAVVSSGSVVSLTGNDLDNVFYGNDGVNTFNGAGGNDYLVGGKGADYFVFLNNGGRDTVADFLRGEDKLAIDQRSYGDFAAIQGRISQVGSDTLIQLNQSNSITLSNVVASSLRESDFLFV is encoded by the coding sequence ATGGAAACGATCATTAACAAGGTGGCAAAGATGGCTGTTTATCGTCATTTCGCGGGTCCGCTAGATCAAGATGGATGGGCAAATACCCGCGGTAGCTATAGTCAAATTACAACCATTCCAGCAACCTCAACCGAGATATATTACAGATTAACAGTTGGGTCTGACTCCTATGTCATGCGAGTATCAGGCGTGGATCTTAGTTACAGAGGCTCAAACATCAATGGCGGCATCATAAATAGAATAGAATTGCTTAATTCAAGCGCTACAGAGCTGTACCAGACTATTGACAACATCGGATCCTCTGTCCCTCGCAGTGACTCATTTACTATTTCACCATATCAATTGTTTTCCGGATTTCAATATAGGATTGGAAATACAGTATATTATAATTTTGAAGGAGCCTATAGTCGCTCTGATACTATATATGGCAATAGTGCCTCCGAGCGCTTGATAGGAAATGGCGGTAACGATGTCCTTTACGGAGGATCTGGCGACGATACGATTTTTGGCGATTCCGGCAATGATATACTATACGGCGAGGGAGGCGTTAATATTTTGAGTGGCGGTATGGATGACGATTTTTATGTGCTTAATTCTGCCGCAGATACCGTGGTAGAATTAGAAAATCAGGGCAGAGATACAGTTTATGTTTCATTTGATTACAACTTGAGTCAAAATGTCGAACAAGCTGTTGTTCTGGGAAATATTGGCGTATCGATCAATGGAAACGGTCTCGATAATGCGCTATATGGCGGCGATGGCAATGATATTTTTCACGGCGGAAAAGGTGATGATTACATCTCTGGCGGCGCTGGCAGTGATATCTTGTATGGAGAAGAGGGTTCAAATACCCTCCTGGGAGGGATCGGAGATGATTATTATGTAGTCAATAGCTTCGCTGATGTTATTATCGAATTTGCAGGGGAGGGGAGAGATACAGTATATGTATCGTCTGACTATGCTCTCGGTGCCAATATCGAACAAGCTGTAGTATCAAGTGGAAGTGTTGTTAGCTTGACTGGCAACGATCTAGATAATGTGTTTTACGGAAATGATGGGGTTAATACATTCAATGGGGCGGGAGGTAACGATTATCTTGTTGGCGGCAAGGGAGCCGACTACTTCGTATTTTTGAACAACGGAGGGCGAGATACTGTCGCCGACTTTCTTCGCGGCGAAGATAAGCTGGCGATAGATCAACGATCTTACGGAGATTTTGCTGCCATACAAGGGCGCATATCACAGGTAGGCTCAGACACCCTGATACAGCTAAACCAGAGCAATTCAATAACATTGAGCAATGTGGTTGCAAGCTCCCTTAGGGAAAGTGACTTCCTCTTCGTTTGA
- a CDS encoding calcium-binding protein gives MGETGATGAQGIPGATGPQGVTGDTGAVGATGAQGATGPITSVFYGTPGNDTIIGDSNLENIFYGNGGIDTLIGGAGNDFYVLNSIDDRIIERPGEGTDTAYVNFSYYTLPDNVEQLVMTGNADLAAYGNASNNMFYGNAGNNTFIGGGGVDTFVGGAGDDYYVLSSVNDTVVENTNEGRDTVYAAFDYVLGANIEQLVLTGAGNTQGTGNDGDNALFGNDQVNTLNGAGGNDYLWGGGGRDVFVFTGNFGQDTVGDFVSGTDTIAVDQAAFADFNAVLASSRQDGMDTVITSDAGNSIRLQSVSASSLRSSDFFFAA, from the coding sequence ATGGGTGAAACAGGTGCCACCGGCGCGCAGGGCATCCCAGGCGCCACCGGACCTCAAGGTGTGACCGGCGACACGGGAGCGGTCGGTGCGACCGGTGCTCAAGGTGCAACTGGTCCTATCACCTCAGTGTTCTACGGTACGCCCGGCAACGACACCATTATCGGTGACAGCAACCTCGAGAACATCTTCTATGGCAACGGTGGCATCGACACCTTAATCGGTGGTGCCGGCAACGACTTCTACGTGCTTAACTCGATCGACGATCGTATCATCGAGCGTCCCGGCGAGGGCACCGACACGGCTTACGTCAACTTCAGCTACTATACGCTTCCGGACAACGTTGAACAGCTCGTCATGACCGGCAATGCCGATCTCGCAGCTTACGGCAACGCCAGCAACAACATGTTCTACGGCAATGCCGGCAACAACACCTTCATCGGCGGCGGTGGCGTCGACACCTTCGTCGGCGGAGCCGGCGATGACTACTACGTGCTAAGCAGTGTCAACGACACCGTCGTTGAGAATACTAACGAGGGACGTGACACCGTCTACGCAGCGTTCGACTACGTCTTAGGTGCGAACATCGAGCAACTCGTCTTGACTGGGGCGGGCAACACGCAAGGCACCGGCAACGACGGAGACAACGCGCTGTTCGGCAACGATCAGGTCAACACGCTGAACGGTGCGGGTGGTAACGACTACCTCTGGGGCGGCGGTGGGCGCGACGTGTTCGTGTTTACCGGCAACTTCGGCCAGGACACCGTGGGCGATTTCGTGAGCGGCACGGACACGATAGCCGTGGATCAGGCGGCCTTTGCGGACTTCAACGCCGTGCTGGCAAGCAGCCGTCAGGACGGAATGGATACTGTCATCACGTCGGATGCTGGCAACAGCATCCGGCTTCAGAGCGTAAGCGCATCTAGCCTGCGCAGCAGCGACTTCTTTTTCGCCGCGTAG